In Stomoxys calcitrans chromosome 2, idStoCalc2.1, whole genome shotgun sequence, the following proteins share a genomic window:
- the LOC106081980 gene encoding uncharacterized protein LOC106081980 yields the protein MSLAKIKAKENKGKQKSLPKLKTILANPIRRKSPTLDDVELECLQNILKDAICSSGIEAKKYATAKHINLGLESCLRVINNQQSSCVFISLSIKPNHIVSLISRNAEVKDSTQPIYAQPRLEEFTEKLFGIRALCMVLPKDLKAISEDLWNWVVEKKKPENTTGNIREIKKVKKIKNKLKSTEKDVKTSSLNTEATQEIVEKPENKSWRGDYISFSEDTAAKRAFDKKQDNEILDSFSRLLDGVPKVESKPAEDIQPMEIDNAAVKVSTDNSESDSDDFLDVYKPLTVHRIKPNPNKKPKKKRNKKKNKNIKK from the exons ATGAgtttagcaaaaattaaagccaaagAAAACAAGGGTAAACAGAAATCTTTGCCAAAGCTCAAGACTATTTTAGCTAATCCCATAAGGAGAAAAAG tCCCACATTGGACGATGTTGAGCTGGAGTGTTTACAAAATATACTTAAGGACGCCATATGCAGCAGTGGTATTGAAGCAAAGAAATACGCCACAGCCAAACACATTAATTTGGGTTTAGAAAGTTGCCTGCGTGTGATAAACAATCAACAAAGCTCCTGCGTTTTtatatcattgagcataaagcCTAACCACATAGTGTCGTTGATTTCTCGCAATGCCGAAgtgaaagatagtacacaaccCATATATGCCCAACCTCGTTTGGAGGAATTTACAGAGAAGTTGTTTGGTATACGTGCTTTGTGTATGGTGCTGCCTAAAGATTTGAAAGCAATCAGTGAGGATTTATGGAATTGGGTTGTGGAAAAAAAGAAACCCGAAAACACCACAGGTAATATCagggaaataaaaaaagtaaaaaagatcaaaaataaattaaaatctaCGGAGAAAGATGTAAAAACATCTTCACTAAACACTGAGGCAACACAAGAAATTGTCGAAAAGCCAGAAAATAAATCTTGGAGAGGCGATTATATATCATTTAGTGAAGACACGGCAGCCAAGAGAGCATTTGATAAAAAGCAGGACAATGAAATCCTGGACAGTTTTTCCCGTCTATTAGATGGTGTACCTAAAGTGGAGAGTAAACCTGCTGAAGATATACAACCCATGGAGATTGATAATGCTGCTGTAAAAGTGTCAACGGATAATTCAGAATCAGATTCTGATGACTTTCTCGACGTATACAAACCCTTAACAGTACATAGAATTAAACCTAATCCCAATAAGAAacccaaaaagaaaagaaacaagaaaaagaataaaaacataaaaaagtaa
- the LOC106081985 gene encoding mitochondrial transcription rescue factor 1 — protein MLKISHIRQLQLLFRAVTITQSHSQLPGASYTYRNDELRSPALLSSLVNSTRSVGLTASLQKYNKKDVESDSDDEEVTEFKDERDSKVVKTKVNSLRADLILKAGLGIARNKVENIFYESRIRVNGKKLQKKSVQLHDGDEIDVIRGFSQQNPSHLVISRVIILAADPREEGFSVQLRRYKSLLIENYPGANAYKSSGSVEH, from the exons atgctaaaaatttcccatattaGACAACTACAATTATTATTTAGGGCAGTTACGATAACTCAGAGCCATAGCCAGCTTCCTGGGGCAAGCTATACCTATAGAAACGATGAATTAAGGTCTCCCGCACTACTATCTTCACTTGTGAATAGCACCAGGAGTGTCGGTCTAACGGCTTCTCtgcaaaaatacaataaaaaggaTGTGGAATCTGATAGCGATGATGAAGAGGTAACCGAGTTCAAGGATGAGAGAGACTCAAAGGTTGTAAAGACCAAGGTAAATTCATTGCGGGCAGATTTAATTTTAAAGGCTGGTCTGGGTATAGCTAGAAA CAAAGTAGAGAATATATTCTATGAAAGTCGCATACGAGTCAATGGCAAGAAACTGCAAAAGAAAAGTGTTCAG CTCCATGATGGCGATGAGATTGACGTCATTCGCGGCTTTAGTCAACAAAATCCTTCTCACCTGGTAATATCCCGCGTTATCATTCTTGCGGCAGATCCTCGTGAAGAAGGCTTTAGTGTACAATTAAGGCGATACAAGAGTTTGTTAATAGAAAATTATCCGGGAGCAAATGCATATAAATCATCAGGCTCTGTGGAACATTGA